From one Magnolia sinica isolate HGM2019 chromosome 18, MsV1, whole genome shotgun sequence genomic stretch:
- the LOC131233580 gene encoding bifunctional pinoresinol-lariciresinol reductase 2-like, producing MGKKSKVLVVGGTGYIGKRIVKASLAEGHVTYVLYRPEIGTDIEKLQMLLSFKDQGAHLIKGSFSDHQSLVDAVKQVDVVICTISGVHLRSHQILLQLKLVDAIREAGNVKRFLPSEFGMDPAQMVDAMEPGRVTFDDKIIVRKAIEDANIPFTYVSANCFAGYFVGGLCQPGHITPSMDTVSFLGNGNPKAIYVDEDNIATYTIKAIDDPRTLNKTLYLRPPENILSQREVVGIWEKLIGKELEKSTISAEDFLTTVKGMDYGQQVGLTHYYHIFYEGCLANFEIGENGEEASELYPEVRYTRVEEYLRRYL from the exons atgggaAAGAAGAGCAAGGTTCTTGTAGTAGGGGGAACGGGGTACATTGGGAAAAGGATCGTTAAGGCAAGCTTAGCCGAAGGTCATGTTACATACGTCCTCTACCGGCCGGAGATCGGCACGGACATAGAGAAACTTCAGATGCTCCTTTCCTTCAAGGATCAAGGGGCCCACCTCATCAAAGGGTCATTCTCCGATCACCAAAGCCTCGTTGATGCCGTCAAACAAGTCGACGTGGTCATCTGTACCATCTCGGGCGTCCATCTCAGGAGCCACCAGATCCTCCTCCAGCTTAAGCTCGTAGACGCCATCAGAGAAGCTGGAAATGTAAAG cgGTTCTTGCCTTCGGAATTCGGGATGGACCCGGCACAAATGGTAGATGCAATGGAACCTGGAAGAGTGACATTCGACGACAAGATTATAGTTAGGAAGGCCATCGAGGACGCCAACATTCCCTTCACTTACGTCTCCGCCAATTGCTTCGCTGGCTATTTCGTTGGCGGTTTATGCCAACCTGGCCATATCACCCCTTCAATGGATACCGTCAGCTTCTTAGGCAACGGTAATCCCAAAg CTATTTATGTGGATGAAGATAACATTGCAACGTACACCATCAAAGCAATCGACGATCCACGTACGCTGAATAAAACGCTATACCTACGGCCACCAGAAAACATCTTGTCGCAGAGAGAGGTGGTCGGAATCTGGGAGAAACTCATCGGGAAAGAACTCGAAAAGTCTACAATCTCAGCAGAGGACTTCCTTACAACCGTGAAAG GGATGGACTACGGACAGCAGGTAGGGTTAACCCACTACTACCATATTTTCTACGAGGGCTGCCTCGCGAATTTCGAGATCGGGGAAAACGGAGAAGAGGCGTCGGAGCTGTATCCAGAGGTTAGGTACACTCGAGTGGAGGAATATCTCAGGCGCTACCTGTAG